A region of Anopheles merus strain MAF chromosome 2R, AmerM5.1, whole genome shotgun sequence DNA encodes the following proteins:
- the LOC121588674 gene encoding 28S ribosomal protein S11, mitochondrial, whose translation MSLLKQLNLLSGLVRRTLVGSVRPLHQTATLRKVEDRKAMLASLPSKDEGTVGERSIDIDSMIDKKTSIFPDANTPTSLINGVPFNEIPICHIRVSPNNTIISITDAKGVPQFIRSCGIEGFKNTRKGTNIAAQATAISISTRAIERGFKTVRVTVRGLGPGRMSAIKGLEMAGLNIVSITDTTPVSWNPPRPRKQRKL comes from the exons ATGTCTCTGCTGAAGCAGCTCAATCTATTGTCCGGCCTAGTGCGCCGGACACTGGTCGGTAGTGTAAGGCCGCTGCACCAGACGGCCACACTCCGCAAGGTGGAAGATCGCAAGGCAATGCTGGCTTCGCTGCCCAGCAAAGACGAGGGCACGGTCGGCGAACGTTCCATCGACATTGATTCCATGATCGACAA GAAAACGAGCATATTTCCTGATGCCAACACACCGACCTCCCTGATCAATGGGGTACCGTTCAACGAGATACCGATTTGCCACATCCGCGTGTCACCGAACAATACCATCATTTCGATCACGGATGCCAAGGGTGTGCCACAGTTTATCCGCTCGTGCGGCATCGAGGGCTTCAAGAACACGCGCAAAGGCACGAACATTGCGGCGCAGGCGACCGCAATCAGCATCAGCACGAGGGCGATCGAACGTGGCTTCAAAACGGTTCGCGTCACGGTCCGAGGGCTCGGCCCGGGACGAATG TCCGCTATAAAGGGGCTCGAGATGGCTGGGCTGAACATTGTTTCCATTACGGACACGACCCCAGTATCGTGGAATCCCCCGCGTCCCAGAAAGCAAAGGAAGCTGTAA